The Veillonellaceae bacterium genomic interval CGCCAGCATGATAATGCCGAAGGTTTCCTGGAGCTGAGTATGTTTATACAATTGATTGAGAATAACATCAGCGTTGACATCACGGCGCAGTTCGATGACAATGCGCATACCCTTGCGGTCGCTCTCATCACGAAGGTCGGTAATACCATCAATAGATTTATCCCGGACTAAGTCAGCAATGCGTTCAATAAGCCGGGCCTTGTTTACTTGGTATGGAATCTCGGTTACCAAGATGCGATTTTTGCCGTTTGACATTTTTTCTATTTGAGCTTGGGCCCGCATTTTAACAACGCCGCGGCCGGTGGTATAAGCCTGCTTAATGCCTTCGCGGCCGAGAATAAGGCCACCGGTCGGAAAGTCCGGTCCTTTTATGGCCATCATGAGATCAGTAATCGTTACTTCAGGATTATCAATCATCATGACTAAGCCATCGACAACCTCGCCTAAGTTATGGGGCGGGATGTTAGTTGCCATACCTACCGCAATGCCGGATGAGCCATTGACAAGCAGGTTGGGGATTTTTGACGGCAATACTTTTGGTTCTTTTAAAGATTCATCATAGTTGGGAACAAAGTCGACAGTGTCTTTTTCAATGTCGGACAACATAGCTTCGGCTACGCGAGACATCCGTACTTCGGTATAACGCATCGCTGCTGCCGAGTCACCGTCAATTGAGCCGAAATTTCCGTGCCCGTCAACTAATAAGTAGCGGGTTGAGAAATTCTGAGCCATACGAACTGTGGCATCATAAACTGAAGAGTCTCCGTGCGGGTGATATTTACCAAGCACTTCACCCACAATACGGGCTGATTTTTTGTACGCTTTATTAGGTGTCATGCCGGCTTCGTGCATGGCATACAAAATGCGGCGGTGAACAGGCTTTAGCCCGTCCCTGACGTCTGGCAGTGCTCTCATAACGATAACGCTCATGGCATAGTCGATATAAGAACTCTTCATCTCATCTTCAATGCGTACAGGTAATACTTTTCCTAAACCAAAATCCACATTCTCACCTCGAAAACTGACTTGAATTAGAGGTCAAAAACAAATCCAATTGCTAAATTCTAATTATAACATATAATTCCCTATAAAAACATAAAAATCCTGCAATTTTGCCACATTTTACTTACTTATCTTCATTATAATGCCAGGCTTGTAGACAGTAACCATTCCTATGCTTCAGCCATATATTAACGAAGAAACTGTTTTTTAACTAGGAGGGCTGACTTAGGATGGATCTGTTTTATGTATTGATTTTAGCGTTTGCTGTCAGTATTGACGGTTTTGTAGCTGGAATGGCCTACGGTCTGAAGAACATTCGTCTGCCGTTTACTTCGGTAGTAATAGTAGGTTTTGTGACTATGATTGGTACCGCCTTTGCAATGGCAGCAGCCTATATCCTTGAGCAGTTTATCAACACCCAGCTTGCCATAATCTTAGGGGCACTGCTACTTATTTCACTGGGACTATGGAGCCTTTTTCAGCAATATTTTATCAAAAAGGTTCCTTCATATGAATTGGAAGGCGAGATGACCGTCCGCAAACTTACATTTTCCCTGGGTCAGCTGGTAGTAAGCATAATGGCCAAGCCGGAAACAGCCGATGTTGACCGCCAAGGCAATATTAATTCACTGGAAGCCGTGTTTCTTGGCCTGGCAGTCGGTCTCGACGCCATGGTGGCGACCTTTGGTGCTGCTCTAATGGGCATGCTGCCAATCTACACACCGCTGTTGGTAGGACTTATCCATGCCGTTTGTGTTACCGGTGGCTGCTATTCATCGGCCAGATTTATATCTGATAACCTCAAAAAACGCTTTCCTTATTTGCCGGGGGCAATTTTGATAATCTTGGGCTTGATACGGTTAGGCTAAAGGGGGCAGCGAGAAATGACCTTTCTCTATGTTGTGCTGCTGGGCTTGGCGGTGAGCTTGGATGGTTTTGTCGCCGGGATGGCTTATGGCATGAAAGGCATTCGGATGCCGCTGATATCATTGGTAATTGTAGGTCTGGTAACGGCAGTTTGCGCCGGAACAGCCATGGCGCTGGCCAATGTATTAGGCGCGATAATCAATACCCAGCTCGCCATAAGCTGCGGGGCTGTTCTGCTTATTCTGCTCGGGCTGTTCAGCCTGTTTCAGGAATACTTGACTAAGGAGGTTCGATCATATCAGGCCGTGGGAGAAGTAACCGCCCGCAAACTAAGTTTTTCAGTGGGCCGGTTGGTTATCAGCATTGTTGCCAAACCTGAGACAGCTGACGTCGATAAATCAAATAATATCAGTCCGCTCGAATCGATTTTTCTTGGGTTGGCGCTGGGCTTAGATAATATGCTGGCTGCATTTGCCGCAGCGCTGATGGGCTGGCTGCCACCGGCTACCCCACTAGTGA includes:
- the ytaF gene encoding sporulation membrane protein YtaF; the protein is MDLFYVLILAFAVSIDGFVAGMAYGLKNIRLPFTSVVIVGFVTMIGTAFAMAAAYILEQFINTQLAIILGALLLISLGLWSLFQQYFIKKVPSYELEGEMTVRKLTFSLGQLVVSIMAKPETADVDRQGNINSLEAVFLGLAVGLDAMVATFGAALMGMLPIYTPLLVGLIHAVCVTGGCYSSARFISDNLKKRFPYLPGAILIILGLIRLG
- the ytaF gene encoding sporulation membrane protein YtaF — protein: MTFLYVVLLGLAVSLDGFVAGMAYGMKGIRMPLISLVIVGLVTAVCAGTAMALANVLGAIINTQLAISCGAVLLILLGLFSLFQEYLTKEVRSYQAVGEVTARKLSFSVGRLVISIVAKPETADVDKSNNISPLESIFLGLALGLDNMLAAFAAALMGWLPPATPLVMGAIQMVVISAGLYSAKRFVPEQVKKRFPYLPGTILILIGLLRLG